TCGCCGAGGCAGCTGCCGACGGACCTGCGCGCATCGTTCCCGACTACGGCGTGGAGTTCGCCGGACTCAGCGTGCACGTCGAGGGCGAGTACCCCGTCGAGGTTCAGATTCGGTACGGTGCGGGGCCGCGGGCGGGCGAGGAGCGCACCATCCGCGCGAAGTACGTCGTCGGCTGCGACGGCGCGCGCAGCGGCGTGCGCGAGTCGATCGGCCGCACGCACGTCGGTGAGTTCTCCGCGCACGCCTGGGGCGTCATGGATGTGCTCGTCAACACCGACTTCCCGGACTGGCGCACCAAGTGCGCCATCAACGCCAAAGCAGGGAACATCCTCCACATCCCGCGTGAGGGCGGCTATCTCAGCCGTGTCTACGTCGACCTCGGCGAGGTGGCCGAGGACGACAATCATCAGGTGCGGGCGACGCCGATCGAGACGATCATCGCGAAGGCGAACGAGATCCTGCATCCGTATTCGCTGGACGTGAAGGAGGTCGCGTGGTCGAGCGTGTACGAAGTCGGTCACCGCGTGACGGACGGGTTCGACGACGTCGCCGAAGGCTCCGGTTCGCCTCGTGTCTTCCTCGCCGGAGACGCCTGCCACACGCACAGCGCCAAGGCGGGGCAGGGTATGAACGTCTCGATGCAGGACGGGTTCAACCTGGGCTGGAAGCTCGGCTCAGTGCTCATGGCACGAAGCCCCGAATCACTGCTGTCGACGTACTCCGCCGAGCGGCAGCCGGTCGCACAGCAGTTGATCGACTTCGACCGGGAATGGTCGTCGCTGATGGCTCGCAAGCCGGAAGAGATCTCCGACCCGCAGGAGCTGTCGAATTACTACCTGGCGACGGCCGAGTTCCCATCCGGATTCATGACGCAGTACACGCCTTCGGCGATCACCGGTTCTGATTCGCATCAGGAGCTGGCCGTCGGGTTCCCACTCGGCAAACGTTTCAAATCCGCTGAAGTCGTACGCGTGTGCGACGGCAACGTCATGCATCTCGGTCACCACGCCAAGGCCGACGGGCGCTGGCGGGTGTACGCATTCGCTGACGCCTCCGGCGCGCGCCTTGCGGAGTGGGCATCCGCCGCAGCGCCGGTCATCGCGCGGTTCACGCCGGCGGATGCTGACGTGGATGCCGTGATCGATGTGAAGGCGATTCATCAGCAGGCCTTCGAAGACATCGACGTCCTGTCCGCTCCGCCGCTGTTCCTGCCCAAGACTGGGCCGCTGGGGCTGCTCGATTGGGAGAAGGTGTACACCGCCGCCCCCAACGCCTGGTCGAAGACCGACATCTTCGACGAGCGCGAGCTCTCGCGCGACGGCCTGGTCGTCGTCGTTCGCCCGGATCAGTACGTGGCTGCGGTGCTGCCACTGGATGCCGTAGCCGAGTTCGATGAATTCCTCTCCGGAGTCTTCCTGCCCGCGTGACCGCTGTCGCTCGAGCCTCGCATGACACGTGTCATGCGAATGAGGTGACAGCGGACTCCGGATCCCGCTGCGCGTCCAGGCCAGGCTGGAGGCATGAGCACAGCAACGGACACTCTGACTCCGACTCGGACCGGCACGGCATCCGACGCGGCCGTATCCATCACAGGCCTGCGCAGGTATTACGGACTCGGCGATCGCACGGTGAAGGCCGTCGACGGTCTCGATCTGAGCATCCGCCGCGGCGAGGTCGTCGCCCTTCTCGGGCCGAACGGCGCCGGGAAGACGACCACACTTGACATGCTGCTGGGGCTCATCGATCCGAGCGAGGGAAGCGTCGCCGTCTTCGGCGACAAGCCCGCCAAAGCCGCCAAGGCCGGCGTGATCGCGGCAGTGCTGCAGACCGGAGGCCTGCTGTCCGATCTCACCGTCCGCGAGACGGTGGAGGTGATCGCGTCCCTTCATGGCGGTGCGGCGCTTTCCCGCGTGCCGGACGTGCTCGCCCGCACCGATCTCGAGCGGATCGCTCGTCGCCGGATCGCCAAGTGCTCCGGCGGTGAGCAGCAGCGTGTGAAGTTCGCTCTCGCTCTGGTCGCCGACCCCGACATCCTCGTGCTCGACGAGCCGACCGCCGGCATGGATGTCACCGCCCGACGGCACTTCTGGGACGTCATGCGCGCGGATGCGGATGCCGGACGCACCATTATTTTCGCCACGCACTATCTCGAGGAGGCCGAGCAGTTCGCACGCCGCACGGTCGTGATGCACCGTGGGCGGATCGTCGCGGATGCGCCCACTGCACAGCTGCGAGCAAATCTGGGCGGGCGCACCCTCGCTGCGACGCTGCCGACCTCGGGCGCCGAAGATCTCGTCCGGACGTTGACGGCGACGGACGGCATCACCGACGTGCGCGTGGACGCGGAGCGCGTGAGTCTGCGCGCGCTGAATTCGGATGCCACGGCATCCGCTCTTCTTAACGCCGGCGCGAGGGATCTGGAGATCGCCGCGCCGACCCTCGAAACCGCCTTCACCGCTCTGACGGAGGACTGATCATGACCATGTCGATCTCGCCCACGATGATGCGCGTCGAGGCGATGCGCCAGATCCGCAACCCCTACACCCTCGCGTTCACGCTCGGGATGCCGGTGGCGATGTACCTGTTGTTCGGGGGCACCGCCGCATACGCGTCGTCCTCCGCAGGAAACGGGAACGTGGCCTTCTACGTCATGGTCTCGATGGCCGCCTACGGCACCGCGGTCGCGATGAGCTCGATCACCTCGCTCGCCGCCACTGAGGCGAAGCAGGGGTGGGGCCGACAGCTCGCGATGACGCCGCTGGGTACCGCCGGGTACGCGATGATGAAGCTCCTCACTGCGGTGTCCTTCGCTGCTCTCGCGATGATCGCCGT
The DNA window shown above is from Microbacterium murale and carries:
- a CDS encoding ABC transporter ATP-binding protein, translated to MSTATDTLTPTRTGTASDAAVSITGLRRYYGLGDRTVKAVDGLDLSIRRGEVVALLGPNGAGKTTTLDMLLGLIDPSEGSVAVFGDKPAKAAKAGVIAAVLQTGGLLSDLTVRETVEVIASLHGGAALSRVPDVLARTDLERIARRRIAKCSGGEQQRVKFALALVADPDILVLDEPTAGMDVTARRHFWDVMRADADAGRTIIFATHYLEEAEQFARRTVVMHRGRIVADAPTAQLRANLGGRTLAATLPTSGAEDLVRTLTATDGITDVRVDAERVSLRALNSDATASALLNAGARDLEIAAPTLETAFTALTED
- a CDS encoding FAD-dependent monooxygenase, yielding MQFHHHGYVSQDPRIVAAVGTGIDRPTDLPDETDVLIVGSGPAGMLLAAQMSQFPGVTTRIIEKRDGRLVLGQADGIQPRSVETFQAFGFAERITAEAYNIGYMNFWSPDPEKPDDIIRTTRTEDYGLKISEFPHLIVNQARVLDYFAEAAADGPARIVPDYGVEFAGLSVHVEGEYPVEVQIRYGAGPRAGEERTIRAKYVVGCDGARSGVRESIGRTHVGEFSAHAWGVMDVLVNTDFPDWRTKCAINAKAGNILHIPREGGYLSRVYVDLGEVAEDDNHQVRATPIETIIAKANEILHPYSLDVKEVAWSSVYEVGHRVTDGFDDVAEGSGSPRVFLAGDACHTHSAKAGQGMNVSMQDGFNLGWKLGSVLMARSPESLLSTYSAERQPVAQQLIDFDREWSSLMARKPEEISDPQELSNYYLATAEFPSGFMTQYTPSAITGSDSHQELAVGFPLGKRFKSAEVVRVCDGNVMHLGHHAKADGRWRVYAFADASGARLAEWASAAAPVIARFTPADADVDAVIDVKAIHQQAFEDIDVLSAPPLFLPKTGPLGLLDWEKVYTAAPNAWSKTDIFDERELSRDGLVVVVRPDQYVAAVLPLDAVAEFDEFLSGVFLPA